The genomic segment TTGCCTCAACTCCTTGATGGCTTCGCCGAGTTTGTCTGGCAAAGCGCGGTTGGCCCGGATGATTTCGAGCTGCATGATCAATTGACGAAGTTCATCATGGTCTTCTTTTTTTGGCTCATGAGCATCGGGCGATTTAGCTGTAGTGTCAGCCGATTTGGGGGTTTCAGCGTCCGGTTTAATGGCCCCAGCGTCTTTCCCTTCGGGTTTAACGGTTTCGGGTTTGGTCACAGGGTCCGGGCGATCACTGGCAAAACGAAGGGGTTCTGAGCGGTCCCGTTCATTGAGATCTGGCATGGAACTCTCCTGTTCTTTCAGTTGGCAACGATGGATGGGGTCGGCATGGGTGTGGGCTCAAGTGAGCGCTCGGCTTCGGCGGCGAGTTGCGTCGCATTCGTGCTGGCGTTCATCATGCCCAGCCGATAATTATGGAGAAGCAGATAATTGGTGAGTGCGAGCTCTTGCGCGACTTCGCGCTGCAGGGCGGCCGGGGTCATGGCCATGAGTTGCGCAGCATAGTTCAGCGAACCATAGCGGCGATTGACGTCGAGGGTCAGACCTTGCAGCCAGGATCCGTTCTGTGTTGCCGGCAGGCCTTCGTCGGTCATTTCCCGCTGCTGTTCAGCCGAGAGCGGGATGGATTGAGTCTGTGCCGCCATGACGTAATCGAGCGTGTTGCGCGCCAGCGAAACACGGGCATTATATTCCCGCCGTCTAACCCTTGCTTCTTCACCCATGGTCGATGTCAATTGACTACCTCGCAGAGCCGCCGGAACAATCGGCTGGATCAGCGTCATGGCATAGGCATTGGCGTCATTGACGCCTTGCTGACCATTGTAGGTGCCTGTTCCAAAAAGGCTCGAGGCGCGTTGATCGGCGTTTGGTGTAGCGGAAAGCTGGCAAAGGCCTGCATCAGCTTCCGTTTGCGAACAGTAGAATTTGCTGTGGTAATCGTTGTTCGATGCGATGGCTTGCGCGGTTCCATAAAAGGCTGGGGTGTTCGCATTCGCCTCACCACGATTATCATTGACGTCTTGAATGGCTCTGGCGACTTTCCAGCTTTGACCAGCCCCGACGATGACGGTCTGGCCGTTATCCTGCCCCGCACAAATCAGCGGGTTAATTGTATGTTGATCGCGGATCTGCGAATTCCGGACATCCCTCTGGAACCGGGCCATGGCCGTGTTCGATGCATCGGCGATTTGCTGCTGTGCGGAGATTTGGGCCTTGGAATAATTGGCGTTTTGCGTGAAGCCTTTGAGCAGCAATTCCGTGACGCTGCCATTGACGGCGCTGCCGATCCCATCCTGCAGGCTGGATATTCCTGAATTGACCTGTTTGATGACGCTCGAAATTGTGCTGATGACTGGCAGCGTCGTCCAATCGACCACAGGCATTTGTGCCGAAGTCGGCGCAGCGCCGAAGACCATGGCGCCCAACACGAGGCCGACGGCTGTCGAGGCTAGAGGAGAAATGCGCTTCATGGAAACTCCTACCAAAGGCCGTTTTGTTGAGAGACGGTGTAGCCCGCGGGGGCAACGCCGGCGCCATTGACGCGGAATTGCCCATTGCCATTCCCGCTGACGCTGATCGAGCCCATGGGCGGGCCGCCGCCGCCAAAAGTCAGTTTCGGGCAGCTCAGACCGCCTCCAAGATTGCCGAGGCCGCCGAAGCCGAGATTAAAGCCGGTGAGTGTGATGCCGCATTGCGGCTGGCCCAAAGAATTCTGCCAGGCCGAGGAAATCGCGTTGCAGATCTGGCCCTCGATCGATTGCAGAAGATTGGTTGGGTTGAGAAAATTGGTGATGACATCGAGGCCCGCGCCTTTGAAGAAATTGTCGAGGCAGGTGAGGGTTTTTACGCTCTTCGGGGCATTGATATTGGCATCATCAGCCGCGATCCGTTGTGAGATGGTATCAGCGGACACTTGTACGAGCTTGGCGCAACCGGCAGTGCCGGTGGTCGTATTCACGGTCTGCGCGAAGGCGGGCAGGGGAATGGCGAGGCAGACAAGCACCATGGGGAGAGAACGCTTCATCACGCATCCTCCCGCATGTGTTTGGTGACGTCCTTGAGAAAGGCAACCCGCTCTGGCGCATAGATCCGACGCATCATCTTATCGCGCTTGTCCGCTTGTAAGGCGCGCGAGAGCGAAAGACTGGATCCCTTATCCTTGCTGGTCAGCAGGGCAGCGGTGACGGCTCGCCGATGGGGCAGGCCGGGATGGGTCATGAGGGCCAGAAGCTGGACTTTGCGATCGATGGGGAGACCTTGCAGAAAATCCTGCACTTGATCTCGCGTGGCCTGGCTCTGCAGGGCCTCCGATAATGCTTCGGGCTTGCTCTGGCGTGCTCTATCGATCGCGGAGGCAAAGCGAATGAAATCCTCGGACAGAACAGGATCATTCGCGGCTTCTTCGAGCGGATCGATGAGGTGGATGGGACCATCGGCTGGCTCGAGCCAGCATGGAGGGGCAGGCGGGGAAGGATCGGGCATGGAACGGCTCCGGTGGATGATCCGGAGCAGGGTCGATAGATGTCGCGCGAAAACAAAAGCGCGTGCCTAGAGGCTTAAAACAAGCGCTTGTCCCTTAACAGATACATGAATGCCCAGTGGCTGCACAGCTTCCTCCAGGACGATCTTCCATTCCCGCCCGCCCCTCCAATCGACCAGAACGTCTGGTGTAATGCCGGGACCGAACTGGATGGTCATATGAGGAGGAACGATCTGTTTGAGAGCAAAACTGAGGGGGATTTGCGATCCAAATCCTATTGCTTGCGCTTCAAGGGAGGATTTGGGTTTCAGTATTGCGGTTTTATTCTTATTCCCTCCAGTCTGTTGGGAATGTTGAGGTTTTCTTTTGTTGAGAGATTTGGCTGGTTTCGGTTGAGTCTTCTTGATGCCTTCGGCCGCATGAGATGCTGAGGGCAGAACTGTAAATTCGGCTTTGGCGGGAGCACAAAGGGCGAATGACCCAAGAAGAACAATAGAGAGCAACGCACGCATAGGTATCCCCTTTCCATTGCTCTCAAAGGTTGTTGAAGCGCATGCAAACTCAAACGGGATATTTTCTGAATCGGTCTCGCGCGATTTTAAAGGAATAGCTAAAAAAGCATGTTCTTCACGGACTAGCGAGCGCGCACATGAGAGATTTATCGGGGGAGGCTTATGCCGAGAAAGCCCGTTAACATAAACAATCTAGACGATGAAACTCTTAAGAGCCTCGCAATTATTGGGAAAAAAATAAAAGATATGAGGGTAGCGAAAGGACTCTCTCAAAAGGCTTTAAGCGGCAAGTCTGGCGTATCACACCAATATATATTGTTGATTGAGATAGGAACACAAAACGCTACAATAGGAATATTAAAACGTATCTCTGACGCTCTAGAAGTTCCATTTTATTCAATATTACCAGATGAATGGCTGACTGGCGGCCTTGATGAATATGTACTCAATCTTTTTGAGAAACAGTCATCCCATCTAAAAAAGGACTTTGCTGATAATTCGATGACCGTTTCAATTCTTGACAATATGTGGAAGAAATTTGATGAAGCTCGAACTATGATTGAAGAAGCGCAACGAGCATTGGGGGACATATTGGAACGTGTGAAATCTGGAAAATGAGGAAAGCCTATTAACATGAATTTCTGATATCTAATATTTTAGTTCTTGACTGATCTATTATATTAGAGCGAAAGTCTGTTCCGGTTAAGGTCACCGGAGCGGATCCCTATGCTGTTGCAGCCAAGCCTGCCAGGATTGGACTATCTCGAGCAGGATGAGACGCATGCGTCTGTCCTGTCTTTCACTGCCCCACCACGCGCATCGGTTCTCCAGTCGCTCGACCTGATCCTGATGGGCATGGTTGGCGCAGGGCTCGGGATCGAGGCTCTCTGTCTCTATTTCGATCTCACGCGAATTCAGTTGTGTGAGCGCTTGCTCGCGCTCGATCTGGAGATGCCAGCGGATAAACCCATCAGGCGGTTTGCCGGTAAAAATCCCTGGAGCGTCGAGGATATACGCCATCTCATCCGATGGTGGAGTGATGGCATCCATGTCAAAAGCATCGCGCCCAGCCTTGCCCGTTCTGAGAATGCGATACGCGCCAAAGCGCGACGGATCGGGCTTCCACGGCGTGATCGCCGGCTTTTGTCATATCAAGATCTTCCACCGCTAAAGCCGCTTCCTCTCGATGAGCCGTCATCGGAAAGCCTTCAGAGTGACATTCTTCCAGAAACGCATTCAAACCTCACACTCACGCCTCAGACAAAACGGTTTGGCGTCGAAATCTGGAAGAAAGAGCACGATGATGATGCGTTGCTGCTCTATTTTGGTCAGATCAACAATGCCATGGCGGCCCAATATCTGAACGATAAATGGGGCACTC from the Beijerinckia indica subsp. indica ATCC 9039 genome contains:
- a CDS encoding helix-turn-helix domain-containing protein; amino-acid sequence: MPRKPVNINNLDDETLKSLAIIGKKIKDMRVAKGLSQKALSGKSGVSHQYILLIEIGTQNATIGILKRISDALEVPFYSILPDEWLTGGLDEYVLNLFEKQSSHLKKDFADNSMTVSILDNMWKKFDEARTMIEEAQRALGDILERVKSGK